From a single Maylandia zebra isolate NMK-2024a linkage group LG3, Mzebra_GT3a, whole genome shotgun sequence genomic region:
- the LOC112432908 gene encoding stonustoxin subunit alpha-like, translated as QLTIYTNTVNTKLQLSDNNRKVTRVEEVQSYPDHPDRFDVCEQLLCRDGLTGRCYWEVEWTREAWISVSYRGIKRKGRSDECVFGGNNQSWSLFCSDHYSSVWHNNRETPISSSSSSSSSSVSNRVAVYVDCPAGTVSFYRVSSDSVIHLHTFHTTFTEPLYPGFTVSCGSSVCLCVV; from the coding sequence caactcacaatctacacaaacacagtgaacacaaagctccaactgtctgacaacaacaggaaggtgacacgtgtggaggaggttcagtcatatcctgatcatccagacagatttgatgtttgtgaacagctgctgtgtagagatggtctgactggtcgctgttactgggaggtcgagtggacgAGAGAGGCTTggatatcagtgagttacagaggaatcaaaaggaaaggaaggagtgatgagtgtgtgtttggtggaaataatcagtcctggagtctttTCTGCTCTGATCATTATTCCTCTGTGTGGCACAATAACAGAGAAAcacccatctcctcctcctcctcctcctcctcctcctctgtctctaacagagtagcagtgtatgtggactgtcctgctggcactgtgtccttctacagagtctcctctgactctgtgatccacctccacaccttccacaccacattcactgaacCTCTTTATCCTGGATTTACAGTCTCGTGTGGTTcctcagtgtgtctgtgtgtagttTAG